The sequence AAATACCAGATGCTTTGAGTAAATTTCGGCTCAATCCACCAGCGCAGACAACAACGTTAGTACTGTGATAGGTGGTAGTAGTAGTTTGAACACCCGTCAATGCTTTTTGGGTAATAAAATTTTGTACCTGCGTAAATTCCATTTCACCCCCAGCAATGAGAAAAGCTTGAATGTAAAACTGTGCTGTTTTTTGAGGGTTAATATGACCGTGTTTGACTGTTAAAGCGCCACCGATCGCCTCCCTATTCAATAACGGTTCCATCTCAAAGGCTTCGTCAACGCTAAGTAATTTGGGAGGAGTGGCAAAATGAGCGTAAGACGCAGCAGCAGTTTTTGGATCGGTGTCTATGGGAATGGTTAATAATAAATCCAATTCGCGGAACTCGATATTTGCATCTAATTCTTGTGACAGAATACGATAACGTGCTATTCCCTCATCGCACAGTTGGCGAGTCACAGGAGTATTACCAGACCAAAAAGCTAAACCACCATAACTATAACGAGTAGCGTTTTGAAAATGAGCGTCTTGCTCTAACAAAAGTACTGAAAAGCCTTTTTTCACTAGTTCATAGGCAAGAGCAGCACCTGTAAAGCCAGCGCCAACAACGATCCAATCGTAAGTTTTCATTTAGGATTTTACGTATAAACGTCTCAAAATATATTTTCTCTTTGGATGACTTTTCCGAAACTCCAAATCAGCAATTAATTTCGCATTCCTAATATTATTGCTTAGTGTCCAGACTTTTAATTTTGCTACTCATTTTCTACTCAAAACGGTAGCCTTAAAGTGGTAGTTTGTTAGCTCCCACAAAACTTTATGCTGCCTAAACCCAAGAAAAGATGGACACCTGCAAACTGGGCAAGCTGGAAGCCTTTTGGAATAGGGGAACAGTATCCCAATAACTACTGGGAAGTATTTCGCGCTATTTGGCTTTCACGCGATCGCCTACCTTATGCCTGGAATATCCTCAATCAGGGAGTTTGCGACGGTTGTGCTTTAGGTACAACCGGGATGCAAGATTGGACTTTAGATGGAATTCATCTGTGCAATGTTCGGTTGCGGCTGTTGCGGATGAATACGATGCCAGCTTTTAATCCCCAACTGCTAGAAGATATTGGGCAATTACGCAACCAAAAAAGCGCTCAGTTGCGAGAGTTAGGGCGTCTTCCTTACCCAATGATTTGCCGACGAGGAGAAAAAGGTTTTCGGCGAGTAAGTTGGGATGAAGCTTTAAATGTCATAGCCTCGCGTATCCGTGCCACTACACCAAAACGTCTTAGTTTTTACATAACCAGTCGCGGCACTGTCAACGAAACTTACTACGCTACCCAAAAAGCTGTGCGGGCGATGGGTACTAACAATATTGATAATGCCGCCCGTATTTGCCATTCTCCCAGTACAGCTGGACTTAAAGCAGCTCTTGGTGTGGGCGCTACAACCTGTTCTTATCAAGACTGGATCGGCACTGATTTATTAGTCTTCATTGGCTCAAATGTCGCCAACAATCAACCCGTCACTGTCAAATATCTCCACTACGCCAAAAAAGCAGGTACAAAGATTGTAGTTATTAACACTTATCGCGAGCCAGGAATGGAGCGCTATTGGGTGCCTTCAATTCCTGAAAGTGCTTTATTTGGCACCAAGTTTGCCGAAGACTTCTTCCTTGTCAGTATG is a genomic window of Chlorogloeopsis sp. ULAP01 containing:
- a CDS encoding FAD-binding oxidoreductase, which encodes MKTYDWIVVGAGFTGAALAYELVKKGFSVLLLEQDAHFQNATRYSYGGLAFWSGNTPVTRQLCDEGIARYRILSQELDANIEFRELDLLLTIPIDTDPKTAAASYAHFATPPKLLSVDEAFEMEPLLNREAIGGALTVKHGHINPQKTAQFYIQAFLIAGGEMEFTQVQNFITQKALTGVQTTTTTYHSTNVVVCAGGLSRNLLKASGISIPLYFTHAEMIETPPVEINLRTLVMPANLQRFQLEAESSKMDEVWEEQEQEPVAPILDAGAIQFLDGSLRLGQISRIITDPSAKVDSRVSERWLRQSIEKILPALANLPGTWHHCLVAFSSNHLPVIGAIPGCQSIYIFSGFSNPLVIVPPLAQRFANWVSGQEDEIISQLCGSVLGV